A region of Planktomarina temperata RCA23 DNA encodes the following proteins:
- a CDS encoding endonuclease/exonuclease/phosphatase family protein — translation MSQTFDPNAILFIHPSHPSMRRRRYLRRFRAWMRALALLILLCLIYPAPAVSETLRLASYTAALERNAPGLLYRDILYGKSSQIRAALRLIATIKPDVLALQRFDWDAELRAARAFQSALKAQGWEMQNLLAPRPNTGVATGVDIDGNGQIGGPGDAQSYGIFAGQRGLLLLSRLPFDVQNSQDHSQVLWAEVPQTQSTDPPEIAKVQRLAYVAMLQTSITWRQHPISLLTFHASPPVFDGPEDRNGRRNACEIAYAAALIDQLPTPFVLLANTNLDPFDGEGHNEVMRQLLAHPKLQDPTPASPGGQASANPRHRGPAQLDTVDWPDPRPGNLRVNYILPSRDFALHDGRVHWPTKDFPDPHGNSHRLVWQDVSLP, via the coding sequence ATGAGCCAGACATTCGACCCAAATGCCATTTTGTTCATCCACCCGTCGCATCCATCGATGCGCCGGCGACGATATCTGCGCAGGTTTCGGGCCTGGATGCGCGCGCTCGCTCTTTTGATCCTTTTATGTCTGATCTACCCTGCGCCAGCCGTCAGTGAAACACTGCGATTGGCCAGCTACACCGCCGCGCTTGAGCGTAATGCGCCGGGGCTCTTATACCGCGACATCCTATACGGAAAATCATCCCAAATTCGCGCAGCGCTCCGGCTTATAGCCACAATCAAACCGGATGTTTTGGCGCTGCAACGCTTTGATTGGGATGCAGAGCTGCGCGCGGCGCGCGCCTTTCAATCGGCGCTCAAAGCGCAGGGTTGGGAGATGCAAAATCTTTTGGCACCACGGCCCAACACCGGGGTGGCAACCGGCGTCGATATTGATGGAAATGGGCAGATCGGTGGGCCCGGGGATGCGCAAAGCTATGGCATTTTCGCCGGGCAAAGAGGGCTTTTGCTTCTATCGCGCCTGCCATTCGACGTGCAAAATAGCCAAGATCACAGCCAAGTTCTTTGGGCGGAGGTGCCGCAAACGCAAAGTACAGACCCGCCTGAAATTGCCAAGGTGCAAAGGCTGGCCTATGTGGCGATGCTGCAGACCTCGATCACCTGGCGGCAGCACCCCATTTCCCTCCTCACATTTCACGCCAGCCCACCAGTCTTTGACGGGCCAGAGGACCGCAACGGCCGCCGCAATGCATGTGAGATTGCCTATGCCGCCGCCCTGATAGATCAACTCCCCACACCCTTCGTGCTGCTGGCCAATACCAATCTTGATCCTTTTGATGGCGAGGGGCACAATGAGGTGATGCGGCAGCTTCTGGCCCATCCCAAGCTGCAAGACCCGACGCCTGCCAGCCCAGGCGGGCAAGCATCTGCCAACCCGCGGCATCGCGGTCCGGCGCAGCTCGACACGGTGGATTGGCCCGATCCGCGGCCCGGAAATCTGCGGGTCAATTATATCCTACCCTCTCGGGACTTTGCCTTGCACGACGGCAGGGTTCATTGGCCAACCAAGGATTTTCCTGACCCCCATGGAAATTCGCACAGATTGGTCTGGCAGGATGTCTCACTTCCTTGA